A part of Cloacibacillus sp. genomic DNA contains:
- a CDS encoding YerC/YecD family TrpR-related protein, whose protein sequence is MSNQWKDEFTDQLCDSIVAITDRDEAYRFLEDVATFSEIKAFSQRLQVASLLIKGFSYPQIVQATGASTATISRVKKFVEYGADGYRDVLRKLEAMKASEEK, encoded by the coding sequence ATGTCAAACCAGTGGAAAGATGAATTCACCGACCAGCTTTGCGATTCCATAGTCGCCATTACAGACCGTGACGAGGCATACCGTTTTCTTGAGGATGTCGCCACCTTTTCGGAGATCAAAGCGTTCTCGCAGAGACTCCAGGTCGCCAGCCTTCTCATCAAGGGTTTTTCCTATCCGCAGATCGTACAGGCCACCGGAGCAAGCACCGCGACGATCAGCCGCGTTAAGAAATTTGTCGAATATGGCGCCGACGGCTACCGCGACGTGCTGCGTAAGCTTGAAGCGATGAAGGCAAGCGAAGAGAAGTAG